The Paraconexibacter algicola genome includes the window GCCCATCGTGTTCGGCGAACCGCGCGAGCAGCAGCGGCGACGGGCCAGGACCCGCTCGTCCACCGAGCGTCCCGAGCAGCTGTGCGGCCCCTGGGGTGAGCGCGGGAAGGCTCGCGAGCCCGAGCAGCACGCGTTCGAGCTCGCCGAGGCCCAGCGCTTCCACGAGCGCCGCGAACCGCCGCTCCTGCTCGTCGGTGATCGTCCACTGAAGCGACCCGGTGCCGCCCGGATCCTCGGCCTCGGCGGCGCGCTGCAGCAGCGCCCACGCGTGGGCGAGCGCCGCGTGCGTTCTCGTCGACCGGCCGGGCATGCGGGGATCATCGCGCGTTGCCACCGCGATCGGCCCATCACCCGATTGACTGCGCAAACGGGCAGACCTCCGGCCGGTACCGTCGGTCGATGATGGAGACCACGGGACCTCAGCCGAGGCCGAGGGTCCGGCTCAGCCCGGAGTACCTGCGCAAGCGCGGCCTGCGGCCACAGCGCCTCCCGCCGAAGCCTCCTCCCGTCGAGGTCGAGGGTGACGAGCACGATGTCGAGGAGATCGGCCGTGACGCGCCCGTCCCGACTCCGGTCAAGCCGTTCGATCTCTTCGAGCACCTTCCCGACGGGACCCAGCGCGATCCGGGCCTGATCGGATTCCGTACCTCGGCGGCACCGGAGCTTCCCCGCGTCGACGGGTTCGACCGGATGGTCACGATCAAGGGGACCTCGAAATCGTCAACGAAGGCCGCACGCAAGGCGCTGGAGAGCTTCCACGCCGCCGGGAGCGACCTCGCCAAGCGTGAGGGCCACATCGCGAAGTTCATCGATGCGACCCGGACGCTTGCGGCCAAGGACGAACAGGCGGCGAAGAAGAAGCCGGGCGGACCGAACGCCTCGCGAGCCGTGGTGCTGCGCGACCTCTGCGGTCGCGCCGCGGGCGTCTACAAGCTCATCAAGCGCGCGCGCTATTCCATCGAGATGCCCGAAGGACGCGAGCGCGTCCGAGCGATCCAGGACATCGTGGACGAGTCGCTGCTGCTCGACGATGGCGGCTACGGATCGACGCCGCTGACCTTCATCCGTGAGCCGCTGACGAGGCTCGTGTTCAAGTGGGGCCTGGAGAACGCGAGCTCGGCCGACGGGCAGTCCGTGGTTGCGGACGACACCGCGCGTCTCAACAAGATGGCAAACAGCGGAGTTCTCCCGGACATCCTCGAGCGAACGATCCGCGACGGGCTCGCGAACGCCTCACGAACGACGTACATCGCGAGTGGTGCCGGCGCGACGCGCGACCCGATGGCTGACGAGTTCACCGTCAAGGGCGGCCTGATGGCGAGCGGAGGGCTCGGGCAGCTTGAGCGCACCGCGAGCCGTCTCCACGAACTCGTCCACGTGCTCGTCTCCCGCGCGTACGACAACACCGCGATGCTGTTCGCGATCGACCGCGACGCCTCGGCAGAGGAGGTCGAGCGTCGCTGCCGCGAGCGCGTCGCGATGAGCCGGGAGCTCGAGAACCGCATCACCTCCGAGCCCACCCTGCGCCCCACCCAGCGGAAGCAGCTGCTCGACAAGACGAAGTACGGCGCTGTCGACCAGAAGCTCGACCACTACATCGGGACCTTCGTCGAGAACAACGTCTCCGAAGCCGAGCTCGCGCGCGCGTGGCACGTGCGCTGCCTCGTCGCGGGTCATGCGGACCACACGGTGCTGGTGGCGGCGGATCGCGGGCCGAACGCGCTCGTCGAGTGGGATTCCACCTGCGCGCAGATGCTCCTGTGGTGCGTCGCGTGGAGCCTCCCGGAGACGAGCCCGGTCCTCCAGCAGCTCATCCTCATGGCGACGAAGGCCCACGACGACCGCGCGGCCGCGACCGCCACGGCCGCCTCCTCGAAGCCCTACCCCGTCACGGAGTTCGCCTTGCCCGACAAGCTCAAGCCCAAGACCACGCCGCCAAACTGATCTGGCGCGTTCCTGGGCAAGCCCAGGCTCCCCGACCAAAACGGGCCCGGGCGCTGGTCGACGATGGACGGCGCGCGGGTAGGCCCGCGCGCCGCGACGAGGTCGCTACGCCGCGAGCGCCTTCTCGACCGCGGCGCGGACGCGGTCGGGCTGGAACGGCTTGACGACGAAGTCCTTGGCGCCGAGCTTGATCGACTCGAGCACCTTGGACTCCTGGCCGAGGGCCGAGCACATGATGACCTTCGCGCCGGGCTCCAGGGCGATGATCTCCTGCAGGGCGGCGATGCCGTCCTTCTCGGGCATCGTGATGTCCAGGGTCATCACGTCCGGGCGCAGCTCCTGGAAGCGCTGGACCGCCTCGGCGCCGTTGCCGGCCTCCCCGACGATCTCGTGACCGCCGCCGCTCAGGGCGTCGGTGACCATCTTGCGCATGAACGCGGCATCGTCGACGACGAGCACTCGGGCCATGGTTCTCATACCTCCACTGGGTGGTTCGTGTTGAAGGGCGGTCCCGCGCCGTCCGCCGCGTCCGCGGCGGTGACGAGGGACTCGATGCGGACGGCGTAGCCGCCCTCCGCGGTGACGAGCAGGCGGCCGGTGGCGATCCGCATGCCGTCGGCGTACAGGTCGATCGGCGCGTCGGACTCCCGGTCGAGCTCGACGAGCGAGCCGGCGGGCATCCCGACGAGCTGGCCGAGCGGCATCCGGGCGCGGCCGAGCTCGGCCCACACGCGGACGGCGACGCCGCGCAGCGAGTCGCTGAGCGGCACCTCCCCGTCGTACTCGGCGGTGATCTCGTCGAACGCGCGGGTCATCCGGACGATGAACGCGTTGGGGACGAGCTGGATCAGCGTGCAGGGCGCGCCGCCGACGGTGAAGGTGACGATCGTCGCCTGGCCGGAGTGCTCCCAGTGCTCGGTCGCCTCCTCGATCGTGCGGACCAGGCGGACGTCCGGCGGCGCGATCTCGACCTCCTCGTCGAGGACCGCGCTCGTCGCCATCGCGGCGGCGGACATCATCTGGTTCATCGCCTCGCCGATGGCGCTGAACTCGAGCTCGGTCGGCTCGTCGGCGGGCTCGAGGTCCTCCGGGGCCATGCCCATCATCACGGCGGCGAGCCGCCGCGCGCCGGCCACGGACATGACGAGCACGTTGCCGCCGCTGACCCCGTCGACGAACGACACGTCGGCGAGCACGGCGGGCACCTGGATGTCGGCGAGCGGGTGCGTGCCGGGCGGCACGACCTTGACGACGCCGGGGGCGACCTGGCCGGGGGCGAAGATCTCCAGGACGTCCTGGACCGCGTCGGCGGTCGAGCCGCCGAGCCGCAGGAGGGCGTTGTCGGCGGCGCTCATGTCTCCTCCTCGGCGGGACAGGTGAGCTGGACGGCGCGGCGGCCGGAGTGGCGGCCCGCGCGCCCGTGGTGCACGGG containing:
- a CDS encoding response regulator, producing MARVLVVDDAAFMRKMVTDALSGGGHEIVGEAGNGAEAVQRFQELRPDVMTLDITMPEKDGIAALQEIIALEPGAKVIMCSALGQESKVLESIKLGAKDFVVKPFQPDRVRAAVEKALAA
- a CDS encoding FliM/FliN family flagellar motor switch protein, whose translation is MSAADNALLRLGGSTADAVQDVLEIFAPGQVAPGVVKVVPPGTHPLADIQVPAVLADVSFVDGVSGGNVLVMSVAGARRLAAVMMGMAPEDLEPADEPTELEFSAIGEAMNQMMSAAAMATSAVLDEEVEIAPPDVRLVRTIEEATEHWEHSGQATIVTFTVGGAPCTLIQLVPNAFIVRMTRAFDEITAEYDGEVPLSDSLRGVAVRVWAELGRARMPLGQLVGMPAGSLVELDRESDAPIDLYADGMRIATGRLLVTAEGGYAVRIESLVTAADAADGAGPPFNTNHPVEV